The Nocardioides zeae genome includes the window GCACGCCGCCCCCACCTCCACCGCCGCCGAGGACGCCCAGGCCGCCGCCACGCGCCTCGCCGAGCTGACGGGTGTCGAGCAGCACGACGTCGCCGTCGTGCTGGGATCGGGGTGGCTCCCCGCCGTCGACATGCTCGGCGAGACCGTCGCGGAGATCGCGACCACCGACCTCCCCGGCTTCAGCGCCGCCGCGGTCGCAGGCCACGCGGGCAAGATCCGCTCGGTGCGCGCCGGCGACCGGCGGGTGCTCGTCTTCCTCAGCCGCACCCACTTCTACGAGGGCAAGGGCGTGCGCGCGGTCGTCCACGGCGTGCGCACCGCCGCGGCCGCGGGCTGCCGCACCATCGTCCTCACCAACGGGTGCGGCGGTCTCAAGGAGACCTGGTCGCCCGGCACCCCCGTGCTCATCAGCGACCACATCAACCTGACGGCCCGCTCCCCCATCGAGGGCGCGGAGTTCGTCGACCTCACCGACCTCTACTCGTCGCGCCTGCGCGCGCTGTGCCGCGAGGTCGAGCCCGACCTCGACGAGGGCGTCTACGTGCAGTTCCCCGGCCCCCACTACGAGACGCCCGCCGAGATCGGCATGGTGCGGGCCATCGGCGGCCACCTCGTGGGCATGAGCACCACCCTCGAGGCGATCGCCGCCCGCCAGGCGGGCCTCGAGGTCCTCGGCATCTCGCTCGTCACCAACCTCGCCGCCGGCATCAGCGGCGAGCCGCTCGACCACGCGGAGGTGCTGGAGGCGGGTCGCTCCGCCGCCACCCGGATGGGATCCTTGCTCGGCGCGGTCGTCCCGCGCCTGTGAGCGTCTAGGAGCCGGCCCTTGCCGAAGATCACCGGGGAGTCCCTGTCGGCCCATCGCGAGCACATCCGCGAGCGGGTCTTCTCGGCCTTCGTCGACCTGATCGGCGAGCGCAGCTTCGACGCCGTCACCATGGCGCAGCTCGCGGCGCGGGCCGGGGTCGGTCGCACGACGATCTACCACCACTTCCCCGACAAGGACGCGGTCGTCGTGGCGTTCGCCTCCCACGAGACCAACCGCTACCTCGAGAAGCTCCACGAGGTCCTCGACGACGCGGGCTCCCCGACCGAGCGGCTGCGGCGCTACGTGCGGCACCACCTGGCCGAGGGCGAACAGTTCCACCTCGGGCTGGGACCGCAGGTCTACGGCCTGCTCTCCGACGCGTCCCCTCCGCGAGATCCGGGAGCACGTGGTCGCCGTGGAGGCGGTGCTCCGCGGGATCCTGGAGGACGGGGTGGCCGACGGCGAGTTCGCCCTCACCGACGTGGACGCGGTGCTGCCGCTGGTCCACGCCTGCCTCAACCCCCGCCAGGTCCCCGCGGAGTCGGTCGTCGCCTTCGTGCTCGGCGGCGTCGGCGCCCCCCTCAGCGCACCGTGAGGGTGCGCGTGAGGCTCGAGGCGTGGAACAGCGGCGAGCCGCTGTAGCGCACGTCGACCCGGTAGCTGCCGCGCGGCAGCACCGGCAGGCCGGTGACCCGGGTGCCGTCGGCGGCCAGCTGCACCTGGCCCGAGTACCAGACCCCACGGCCGGCCGACGTGTAGATGCTGACGGTCGCCCGCCCCTGCGGCGGCGCGACGGCCGAGCTGTTCGTCCAGGCGCCGATCTTGATCCGGCCCGCACGCGTCGGGGTGGGCGTCAGCTGCACCGAGGCCCCCGTCTGCGTGAGTCCCTGCGTCACCTGGAAGTCCCACGACGCCACGAGACCGTCGCCGGGACCGTCGGCGCTGACGGAGAGCTCGGCGACGTACCGGCCCACCGGCACCCCCGGGGGCACGTCGAAGCGGGCCAGCTCGTCGACGACGCGCTTGGTCTGGGGCGCCCCCAGCCCGGAGAGCGTCACCGACGCTCCCTCGCTGCCGCGGACCGCGACCCAGATCCGCGACGTCGTCGCGTACCGCTGCGTCCTCGACCCCTCGATCCCGATGGAGGCACCCGGCTCGAGGGCGTCGAAGTCGAGGTCGAGCGCCGACTCGAGCACCGAGCCGTCGTCGGTCCACGCGAACACCGCGTACGTCGTGCCCCGCCGCAGGCTCGCGGCCTCGGCCCGCACGGTGTCGGTCGCGACGCCGGTCTCGCTGGCTCCGTCCGGCGCGACGTCCTCGGCGGGGATCACAGTGTGGCCCGGGAGGGTCGTCGGATCGACGGTGAGCACGTCGGTGCCGGCCGGCGCCACGGCGAGGTGCACCGGCGTCTCCGCCGGGAGCGTGATGCCGCGGACGGTGGCGAGCACCTCGAGGCCCTCGGCGTTGCTCTGCCGCAGGATGCGGTGGTCGAGGGACCCGAGCTCCGTGGCCGACGCCTCGGCCACCGCCACCCGCGCCGTCACCGCCGGTGCGCTCGCCGTGGCCGCGTGGGCCGCGACCGGCGCGACGAGCGCCGGCCCGCCGAGCGCGAGGGCGAGCACCGGCGCGAGCGCGAGACGTCTCCGGGTCGGGCGGACGGGGCGCGCAGGGGTGACGGGGGCGTCGGTCATGGCTGAACCTTTCCGAGAATCAGGTCGGTGAACCGCGTCCGCCGACCCTAAGCCCGGGCGCGACACCGCGACCACCACGGGACGGTCACGAATGGGCAGCGCCGACGCTGGCGCCGAGCTGTCACGTACGCCGTGGATCGGACGCCGAGTTGTCACGTACGCCGTGACGCGACGCTGCGTACGTGACAACTCGACGCACCACGACCCTCAGTGCGGGACGAGCCGCGTCAGCGCACCGTGAAGGTGCGCTGCTGGGAGGCGCCGAGGGTCAGGCTGCTGCCGCCGTAGGAGATGTCGAGGCGGTAGCTGCCCTTCGCCAGCTTGGGCAGCTGCAGCCGCACGGTGCCGTTGGACAGCACCTTGACGCCGGAGTACCAGACGCCGCGGCCGGCGGACGTGAAGAGCCGCACGACGGCCTGGCCCGCCGGGCGGGCGACCTGGCCCGCGCCGTTGCCCGCGTGGGACACGCCGACGAGCAGGTTGCCGGTGCGCGACGGGGACGGGGTGGTGCTCAGCGAGTGACCGAGGACCGGCTGGCCCTTGTAGACGGTGAAGGCCTTCGTCAGGACGACCGGGTCGGCACCCTCGGTGGCCAGCGAGAACCGCGCCGTGTAGGAGCCCGGCTTGAGGCTGGCGGGCACGCGGAACGCGGCCCGGCCGAACTCGATGGTCGCCGTCTGGGTGGCACCCACGCCGGTGAGCGTGACCGTGCCCGCGCCGTCCTCGACACCGTCGACCGACACGCCGACCCAGTTGGTGGTGGCGTAGCGCTGGGCGACCGCGCCGGCGAAGGTCAGGGTCGCGGGCGTCGGCGCCTCGAGCTGCGACCAGTCGATCTCGACCGCGGTCTCGGTGTCCTGGCTCTCGTTCGAGTGCGTGTGGGCCTGCCACGTGTAGATCGCGTACTGCTTCGCCGGGTCGAGCTCGTCGGTCGGCGCGTTCAGCACCGACGAGAACGCCCCCTCCGAGATGCGGCTGGGGGTGATCCAGTCGACGGCGGCGAAGGCGTCCTGGCCCTCGCGGTCGTCCACCGGCGGCAGCCCGCCGGCCTCGGCGAGACCGACGTAGACCCCGTTGTCACCCGGCTTCGTGACGGCGCGGAAGCCCTGGCCCTTGACGGAGAGCGTGAGGCCCTCGGTCGGGTTCGCACCCACGGTCGTGTAGCTCACCGTCGGCGGGGCGACCGGAGCCGCCTCCGCGACGAACGGCGAGGGGTCCTTCTGGCTGTCGCTGCCCGCACCCGACGCGTAGAAGTGGGCGCGGACGCCCGGGGTCAGCGCACCGAGGAAGTCCGCGCTGAAGGACTGGCCGTCCACCGGCTGGCCCGAGGGGATCCCGAGCGCGGTGGCCTCCGCGGATCCCGCCGGCAGGACGCCGGCCCAGTCGGGCGTGGCCGCGAGCGTGCCGACACCCTCGCCGTCCACCCAGCCGTCGCCGGCGTCGAACGTGGTGACGACGACCCGGGTCGGGTCGGTGCTGGCCTCGGGGCTGCTGGGGCCGGTGCTGGTGTTCCACGCGGAGACCACCGCGCTGATCTCGCCCGCGCCGTCGGCGTCGACCGTGACGACCGGGTCGGCCAGGGTGACGGTGTAGTAGGTCGTGCCACCGAAGGCGAACGACCCCGCGACGGAACCCTCGTAGGCCACCGACGCCTCGTTCGTGGTCGGGTCGTAGGTGCCGACGCCGCCGGGGAAGGTGATGACGCCCGTCGACGCGTCCTCGGTGGCGCCGTCGCCCAGCACGTGGGTGGACAGGTGGCTGTCGAAGCGCTCGGAGATCTCCCACTGCAGGGAGAGCGGCACGGCGGTCTCGTCGGCCGCCTGGGCCGGTGCGGTGGCCAGGGCCAGCGGGGCGGTCACGAGTGCGGCGACCGTCAGCGCCGCGCTCGCGCGGGCGCCGCGGCGGGCGCCCGTTCGGGTCAGGGTGGACATGGTGTTCCTTTCTCGGGGACGGACGCCGGGTGCGTCAGACCAGGGGGTCGGCACCCGCGGGTGCCGTGGGAGCGCCGCCCGAGCGGCGGAGGAGCAGGCGGTCCTGCGGGATGGAGAGCAGCGCGGCGGCGGCGAGGAGCAGCCCGCCCCCGAGCCACCACAGGGCGTCGTCCGGACCGGACGGTGCGTCGCCACCGGACTCCGCGGACACGGCCACGAGGTCCTGGCTGGCCGGCAGGGGCTGGGCCGCGACGGCGGCCTCCGCCACGGGTACGCCGAGGGCCGCGGGCGCGGTGGCCCTGGGCGTCGCCCGGACCGGGGTCGAGGAGCCACCGGTGCCCGAGGACGAGCGGGCCGGGGGCGCGAGGGCCGTGTTCTCGGGGACGGTCGGCACGGCGCTCGGCACGGGTGCGGGCGTCGGCACCGGGGCGGGGACGGACGCGTCGTACGCCACCGTCAGCGGCAGCGCGACCTTGAAGGGGTCGGTGGAGGCGCCGCTGGAGTACCAGAACGGTCCGGTCCCGAGCTCCTCCATCATCGTCACGTAGGACTGCGGGAAGGACCCGGCGTCGGGCACGTCCGTGCGCTGGCTGGTGCCGGTCACCCGCACGCCCCGGTAGGCCGGGGTCGCGGTGAACCCGCTGGGGTCGTCGAGGTCGACCGACGGCAGGTCCGCCAGCACGACCTCCCGGGCCGGGACCTCGGTGCGCTGCGTCGGGTCGTCGCGGGACGAGGCGTAGCCGCTGATCGATCCGGTGAGCGTGCCCGTCCCGTCGGCGGCGACGTCGAGCCGGGGATCGGTGACGTAGAAGAACGAGCGGCCGGAGTAGTAGAGGACGGTGAAGGTGCCCTCCCAGGTGATGCGGGCCGTGCCGGTCGCGCGGTCGACGGTGCCCGTGCCGCCGCGGACGACGACCTGGTGGTTGCTGAACGTCCCGGCGCCGGGGTTGGTGATGGGAGTCCCCTCGCTGGTCGTCCGCCAGCCGTTCCAGACCGTGGTGCGCCAGGCCGAGCCGTCCCACTTCTCCACGCTCACGTCGCCCGCGGAGGCCCGCCACTGGTCCTGCCGCAGCAGCGCCCCGAGGCCCGGGAGCACCTTGCCGGCGGAGAAGAAGTTGAAGGAGCCGGGCTCGTGGGCCGCGTTGTTGGACTCGTTCGACAGCCCCCAGCGCAGCACGGCGTCGTCGACCGCGACGGGGCCGTCGGTCGGCTCGCTCGTGGGCTCGCTCGTGGGCTCCGTGGTCGGCTCGCCCGTCGGGTCGGTGGTGGGACCCGTCGTCGTCGGTGCGCTCGTCGGGCCGGTGGGGTCCGTCGTCGCGGTGGGCGTCGCGGTGGACGTCGCGGTGGACGTCGCGGTGGACGTCGCGGTCGGCACCGTCGACCCGGTCGCGCCGGTCGTCACCACCTCGGCCGCTCCCGCCGGTCGCGCACCGGGCACGCCGAGCACCGCGGCGACCGCCAGCAGGCACACCACCGTGACGCCGAGGACCGCGAGCACCGCGGCGCGGGACGCGCGCGTCACCGGAGCACCGCCCTGCGCCGCGCCAGCAGGAGCCGGGCGACCGCGGCGAGCACCACCAGACCGGCGGCCACGACGAAGGCCACGGCGTACCGGCTCGGGGCCCCCGCGGAGGCGGCGACCGCCTCGGTCGCGTCACTGTCGTCGGCGGCGGAACCGTCGGCCTGCACCGCGAACCGGACGGCGAGCTCCTCCTCGAGCCCGAACACCCGCAGCTCGTGGGTGCCGGCGCTCGTGTCGACGGGGATGCTGACGACCCCCGCCATGGTGCCGTCCGCGGCCACCTGGAACGGCCCGGCCGCCGCCGCACCGTCGTCGAAGGTGACGCTCAGCTGCTGCCCCGCCGGCAGGCCGGTCGCACGGAACGGGAGCACCCGTCCGGCGACCGCACCCGCCCGGTCGACCTCGAGCGTCGCCGGACCGGCCGCGACCGGCGCCTCGGCGGCGGGGGCCGTCCCGGACGACCCGGTCGCCCCGGGCGCCGCGGTCGTGGGCGTCGCACCGCTCGCGGTGCCGGCACCGGACTCGGCGGGGGCGTCGTCCTCGTCGTACAGGTCGGCGACGCGCACCGGCGTGAAGGTCTCGTTGCTGCTGTTGGCGACGCCGTGGGCGCCGACGGTGATGATCCCGCAGGTCACCTCGCGGCAGTCGACGGTGCGCTCGTTGCTGGAGCGGTCGTAGGCGGTGAACACCGCGCCGGGCACCGTGACGGTCGTCGACCAGGAGCCGTCGGAGTCCATGAGGCCGCCGTTGGCCGAGGAGGCGGTGTCGGAGCCGGGGAACGCGACGTACTTCTGGAAGCCCTGGTTGTCGGCCGACTCGGAGTCGGGCACGTAGAAGTAGTCCACCCCGGTGCGACCGCCGCCGCTGGGCTGCCACCCGGACCCGACGGTCCCGAAGAACACGTAGACCCCGCCGTGGCCGCCCTCGATCGACTGGAAGCCCGACCCGCGCACCGTGAGCGTCGTGGCGTAGGTCGGGTCGACGACCGCGTCCCCGTCGGGGTTCGCGATGCTGACGCGGGCCGCGGCCTGGGCGGCGGGCGCCGTGGCGACGAGACCGACCGGCACGAGCAGGCCCGCCAGGAGGACGACGAGCAGTGCGCTCGCCCTGGGTGCGTTCAGACGGCCGGGCACGGGTCCTCCTCGGGACGGGGGCTGGACGTGGGGTCGGGCGTGAGGTCGGGCGTGGGGTCGGGTGCGCGCGGCGCGCGCACCGGGACGACGACGAGGTGGCCGGCGTGCTCGATCACGTCGACCGCGTGCTCGTAGACCTCGGTGAGCAGCGCGGCGGTGAGCACCTCCCGGGGCGGTCCGACGGCGCGCACGCGGCCGTCGCTGAGCACGCAGACGCGGTCGGCGTACGCCGCGGCCAGGGACAGGTCGTGCAGCACGACCACGACGGCGGCACCGGCGGCGGCCTCGTCACGGGCGACCCGGAGCACGGCCTCCTGGTGCTGGAGGTCGAGGGCCGCGGTGGGCTCGTCGAGCAGCAGGACGGGCGTGGCCTGGGCGAGCACGCGGGCGAAGGAGACCCGGGCCTGCTCGCCGCCCGAGAGGGTGGGGAAGAGCCGGGTCGCGAGGTGGGTGACGTCGGCCCGCTCCTCGGCTGCCGCGATGA containing:
- a CDS encoding purine-nucleoside phosphorylase, coding for MNAAQHAAPTSTAAEDAQAAATRLAELTGVEQHDVAVVLGSGWLPAVDMLGETVAEIATTDLPGFSAAAVAGHAGKIRSVRAGDRRVLVFLSRTHFYEGKGVRAVVHGVRTAAAAGCRTIVLTNGCGGLKETWSPGTPVLISDHINLTARSPIEGAEFVDLTDLYSSRLRALCREVEPDLDEGVYVQFPGPHYETPAEIGMVRAIGGHLVGMSTTLEAIAARQAGLEVLGISLVTNLAAGISGEPLDHAEVLEAGRSAATRMGSLLGAVVPRL
- a CDS encoding HtaA domain-containing protein; protein product: MSTLTRTGARRGARASAALTVAALVTAPLALATAPAQAADETAVPLSLQWEISERFDSHLSTHVLGDGATEDASTGVITFPGGVGTYDPTTNEASVAYEGSVAGSFAFGGTTYYTVTLADPVVTVDADGAGEISAVVSAWNTSTGPSSPEASTDPTRVVVTTFDAGDGWVDGEGVGTLAATPDWAGVLPAGSAEATALGIPSGQPVDGQSFSADFLGALTPGVRAHFYASGAGSDSQKDPSPFVAEAAPVAPPTVSYTTVGANPTEGLTLSVKGQGFRAVTKPGDNGVYVGLAEAGGLPPVDDREGQDAFAAVDWITPSRISEGAFSSVLNAPTDELDPAKQYAIYTWQAHTHSNESQDTETAVEIDWSQLEAPTPATLTFAGAVAQRYATTNWVGVSVDGVEDGAGTVTLTGVGATQTATIEFGRAAFRVPASLKPGSYTARFSLATEGADPVVLTKAFTVYKGQPVLGHSLSTTPSPSRTGNLLVGVSHAGNGAGQVARPAGQAVVRLFTSAGRGVWYSGVKVLSNGTVRLQLPKLAKGSYRLDISYGGSSLTLGASQQRTFTVR
- a CDS encoding heme ABC transporter ATP-binding protein; translated protein: MSPRHVAPALVARAVGVTIEGRAILDGVDLDVRPGEVLVLVGPNGAGKSTLLGVLTGDLEPSSGSVEVDGRPVGSVRPRELARARAVLPQQQRLAFGFRAREVVEMGRAPWHRTPAAADDLAVIAAAEERADVTHLATRLFPTLSGGEQARVSFARVLAQATPVLLLDEPTAALDLQHQEAVLRVARDEAAAGAAVVVVLHDLSLAAAYADRVCVLSDGRVRAVGPPREVLTAALLTEVYEHAVDVIEHAGHLVVVPVRAPRAPDPTPDLTPDPTSSPRPEEDPCPAV